The genomic region CAGCGAGCACGGCAGCGGACAGCTCCAGGCGAGGAATCGTCATCGGTGTCATCGGCGCCAGTCTGGATTTCGCCATCAGTATCGTACAGTGCACAGCGCCGTCACTGTTCACCAATCTCAGGTAACTCACAGCACCATAGGCATCGGCGGATCCATCGGAGAAGTGATGTAATCTAGCTTCAGTGATGTCCCCGAAATCGGTCGGATGAATACATCTTGGCACTTGAAACTCTTCTAGTTTGGGCAGGCCATCCAACCATCTCTGCCATCTCTTGATGCTGGCGGGGCTCATTTCATCATCCCATCCTTTGTCGGATCTGCATTCTGTCTGGAAGATCATCTTCGCTTCGAGGACGAATGGACAAACCAATCCCAGGGGGTCGTACATAGAGCTGGTGATTCTAAGAAGACCGCGCCTCGTGAAGACTGGTTCCTTATAGCGAATCTTGAGACCAAACGTGTCCGTCTCCGTGTCCCATTGGACACCCAGGGCTCTCTCAATTGGTAGGGAGTCGGACGTCAGGTCGAGATCTTTTATGGTCTTCGCTCTGTCTTCAACAGGAATGGACAGGAGGACCTCTTTGCTGTTTGAAGACCATTTTGTGAGTCGGAATCCTCCCAGTTGAAGTAACGTTCTCAATTCCTCAACCAGCTTGACAGCGACATCAACACCGGGTACGGATTTTAGACAATCATCAGCGTAGAAGTCCTGTAACACTGTTTCTATGGTATCGGGATGAAATTCGTTTTTATGGTCTTCAGCCGTTCGTCTCAGGGCGTAACTGCAGCAACTCGGGCTCCATACTCCTCCGAAGAGGTGAACCGTCATTCTGTAGACTTGAGGTTTCTTCTTGGGATCACCATCCTTCCAAAATAGGAATCGCAATGCGTCTCTGAATTCGggtttgaccttgaccatgtGGAACATCTCCTGGATGTCTCCCATAACAGCAACAGGGCATTCGCGAAACCTCATCAGAACACCAAGCAGCTTGTTCATCAGGTCGGAGCCTTGGAAGACCTGGTCGTTCAGAGAAGTCCCAGCATATGTGGCTGCGCAGTCGAAGACGATACGGAACTTTTCCGGCTTACTGGGATTGACGACATTATGGTGAGGGAGGTACCAAACACTACCCGGTTGCGACATCTCATCTTCTGGAACTGGCTCTGCAAAGCCCTTGTCCAACAGATCCTGTATACCACTTCTGTATTTGTCGTGCAATGCGGGATCTCTGCTCAATCTTCGGCCCAGAGACTGGAGTCTTTTCTCCGCCATCATACGGTTGTCCGGCAGCTCGGGAGGCGTCTTCTTGAACGGGATGTTGAGCTGGTAATGGCCGTCCACCAAGCTGACTGACTTGTCCCACACGCCAACTACCTTCTTGTCATTTTGTGACATCTGGGGCTGGCCACTTGCAAGAGACTGGCAGGCGTCAAGTCTCCAAAACTGCTCAACTTGGACTTCCAAGACACGTTCATGGTTCATCTTCTCGGGAAGGCCAGCTTGAAAAAAGGAGCAGACAGCCGTACTGTCTGCTGGTTGGCCACCAATTGGACCGTTCAGAGTCCACCCTAGGCTGGTTCTGATCGCATACGGCTCATCATCTCGACCCCGGCGGACTTCAAGCGGAAGAATGGCTTGTGGGACATCTTGGCCAATAAGCAGCGAAACCCCCTTGTCGTCGACAGAGTTGTCGCATACTCCCGTAAGATGACGCCATCTGCCGATATCCAACTGACTCGGTCCTGTGATGCTGTTTGGAAAGCTGTCGATGGCATACACCCTGGGCAAGTCCAGCACACTTCTCTTCTTGGCCTTTCTGGATGTCGGCGTAACTTGAAGACACACTTCGATGGCATCTGTGGCTGCACTTTGACCGAGGGTCTCCAAAGACAGAGCTGTTCTTGATCCCTCCAACTTGAGCTGGGACAACAAGGACTCAGAGCAGAACGTTCTGTTGCTGCCGGAGTCTAGCAGCGCGTCTGTCTTGATGAACTCGTGCTGCCCTTTCCCCCTGACGTAGACTGAGACAATCGGCAAAGCAATGCGTGTTGAATCTTTGTTCAGTGAGTCACAGGCGAAATTCTCTGCACCATCAGTCTTGACTTGGCTGGGAGGAGTAGCAGGCTTCGCGACAGCGGCATGTTCCTTCTTTACCATGGCAGCATGCAGGAGTTGAGAGTGCGTGAGCTTGCAATCTTTCTCATGGCAGTCACTGGACCTGTGGCATTGACGGTAGCTATGGTTGCTGAAGTCAAGGCAGTTGAAGCACAACCGCTTCTCCTTCACAACCTCCAGACGTCTTGTGGGTTCCATGGCCTTGAACTTAGGGCAGGCTGCAACTTTATGACTCTGGCTGCATATATGACAATTCATCTTCTTGGTCTCGGGCTTAGCATCGCTGGTGACGGACTTGATTTTAGCTGGACTGTTTCTGGCTGCTTTGGTCGCCTGATTATCTTTGCCGGTCGCTTGCACTGTTAAACTGACGCCTGTTTTCTTCTGTGGGAAGGTTCGCTTCTTCTCAACTCTATCCTTGGCCTGTATCTTGCCAAAGACTGGATCATTTTCTTCGCCAGACACCATTTCGAGAAAGGTGACAAAGGCTTTGAAATCTGGATATGACTTTGTCCGTAGCTTCGACCGATGCGCTTCCTTTCTCCACCTCGACTGGATATAAAGGGGAAGTCTAGTTGAGATGTCTGCCATCCGGTCTTGAGAGTTGACCTCTGCCAATTTATTCATGGCCTTTAACGTTTCGTAACATCCCCGGACATCGTCAGTAAACTCCTGCAGCGCTTCACCAGAGTTGGTCTTTACTGGTGGGCCTTCAACTATCTTC from Lineus longissimus chromosome 19, tnLinLong1.2, whole genome shotgun sequence harbors:
- the LOC135502787 gene encoding uncharacterized protein LOC135502787, coding for MSQQVAEMVYRPMPVMMSHPADDVQAAMPRQAVPGTISQPVPAEMVYRPMPVMMSHPTDDVQAAMPRQAVPGTMSQQVTEMVYQPSPVMMPDMMSHPADVQAAMPRPAVSVVMSQPAKVATHQNVTTTSGNVSAHPSYVIPAIDTSSSQVPVAAPLDIQRQLIDALRLPKTGLQKFDGEPMQYWAFMNSFDSLVHRACVTDGDKLNYLMEYCCGKAARVIRPCALMSPSAGYARARELLKERFGDEYTSAKAWVKKIVEGPPVKTNSGEALQEFTDDVRGCYETLKAMNKLAEVNSQDRMADISTRLPLYIQSRWRKEAHRSKLRTKSYPDFKAFVTFLEMVSGEENDPVFGKIQAKDRVEKKRTFPQKKTGVSLTVQATGKDNQATKAARNSPAKIKSVTSDAKPETKKMNCHICSQSHKVAACPKFKAMEPTRRLEVVKEKRLCFNCLDFSNHSYRQCHRSSDCHEKDCKLTHSQLLHAAMVKKEHAAVAKPATPPSQVKTDGAENFACDSLNKDSTRIALPIVSVYVRGKGQHEFIKTDALLDSGSNRTFCSESLLSQLKLEGSRTALSLETLGQSAATDAIEVCLQVTPTSRKAKKRSVLDLPRVYAIDSFPNSITGPSQLDIGRWRHLTGVCDNSVDDKGVSLLIGQDVPQAILPLEVRRGRDDEPYAIRTSLGWTLNGPIGGQPADSTAVCSFFQAGLPEKMNHERVLEVQVEQFWRLDACQSLASGQPQMSQNDKKVVGVWDKSVSLVDGHYQLNIPFKKTPPELPDNRMMAEKRLQSLGRRLSRDPALHDKYRSGIQDLLDKGFAEPVPEDEMSQPGSVWYLPHHNVVNPSKPEKFRIVFDCAATYAGTSLNDQVFQGSDLMNKLLGVLMRFRECPVAVMGDIQEMFHMVKVKPEFRDALRFLFWKDGDPKKKPQVYRMTVHLFGGVWSPSCCSYALRRTAEDHKNEFHPDTIETVLQDFYADDCLKSVPGVDVAVKLVEELRTLLQLGGFRLTKWSSNSKEVLLSIPVEDRAKTIKDLDLTSDSLPIERALGVQWDTETDTFGLKIRYKEPVFTRRGLLRITSSMYDPLGLVCPFVLEAKMIFQTECRSDKGWDDEMSPASIKRWQRWLDGLPKLEEFQVPRCIHPTDFGDITEARLHHFSDGSADAYGAVSYLRLVNSDGAVHCTILMAKSRLAPMTPMTIPRLELSAAVLAVKMDNLIRREIRLPLQESTFWTDSTIVLQYVRNKTKRFQTFVANRVAVIHDGTRPSQWRYVGTKDNPADDASRGLNAEQMLSDTRWRQGPAFLWLSEDSWLEIPEGQPNLLERGRDGS